A single window of Rhizobium sp. CCGE531 DNA harbors:
- a CDS encoding hemagglutinin repeat-containing protein, producing the protein MSGKIMLVGSKLATVGREAGGGPLARLVRFAHHSLAATLSVLLFLQPAIANAQSVSAAGSAPTTNQPGVGAAPNGVPLVDIVTPNGTGLSHNKYDNFNVGTPGLILNNFNGEVGTSNLGGATPGNPNLRTSGPASVILNEVTSGNRSALNGPTEVFGGRADVVIANPNGITCNGCGFINTPRATLTTGVPDIGSDGRLTGFTVNGGDVTFEGAGGNFAAAPGAVDLFDVVSRNIHVNAPVYGKTIRLTGGASKYDYATGEATALTATSGTPEYAIDGTALGAMQADRIKVVVTEKGAGVKMSGDMAANAGELSLSADGKISIGNASARDGVTITSKRQVTAAKVTSKQKVTVQADQGVTLQSVAADSDIALSSGTGLLSVAGDVNSGATVQMSSGGIAAGSVIAGNGAATLVATAGDIAIAGAANSTGDLNLTATTGSISAASLLSNQTIALNAGLDIAVAGNVLAQGNVSATGRSVSIGMVVSGINIAATSANPSGNIVLGSTGNLGLTATGGNIATGNLLSAGPLNAGASGNVTANSVQSAGDLAITAASLTASGIKSHGALTVNAAANVSGQILGANNILISGSAISAGAIVSGVDFAAIAANGGNLVLGSGGDITLQSSGSLAANTLLAAGTIFATSADLAVGNVTGHQAISLSGSSNLTATGQVLGAGDVSLSGGSISVNQVVSGLDFAATEANGGNLVLGAAATIAGNRAGDLTLQASGSLSASALLAAGTITATATDLSLGSVTGHEDVALTGGNSLTATGQILGANDITLSGGAVTTGQVVTGVDFTAMAQSSTGAIVIGSAGDLTVNATSATTGPLLVAGDLSVTSGSFTASNITGHGNVTVNAASTTTASGRVDLTGTLLAAGNVDITGANITAGTVVSGVDFAATGQSADGSVVLSAQSPATVAGSTGALTLKATAGNINAANLLSAGAIGATASGSIGNSVATNAVAHKNLTMTAGGTIALAGQSMAAGNISLQGQSISAASLVSGVDFAATRASATGALMLAQGNAQSGTMTLIATNGDITASNALLSGGNLNATASGGATIAGIGYALLQSLADASLTAPGSISYTNNTNVTGNLTIDTGTIDLSGTRGAKLAVGGTLAVTAASANLSNGSLVLGGLTLNLSGQADLTGAQVNTVRNAGGSGDIAISAAGLTASDTTTLLAAHDLTLTLPTLSNSGQIAAGNNLTINTSGDLTNSATGLLYAGNDASLLVAGTLTNDQGAILAGNDLTIAGSTITQRNGATTNISGLIQAGGDMSILTTNLTNKRSTTPTWVTGQLVSSGNVVGTFVLNPDVAGKPFAYLETVDQNIFQLYPGIDPPAWQDYQPLLWSQATLADGTTYHAWTWTSANGPVLVGPIFDWIKARVPKDANGNPVLDPNNPSKYFIVDEVVRNGTDASTTYTWNPTANLSQSVYEDRFTGALSPEAVIRAGGNLTVDATNLTNSYSRIEAGGDATLRGSTLTNEGVVLNRTTMLTCNAQSACTAYNADGTTDPSRDIANGTSIVSGSQVIGGAAGTLKAAGALTLNFGTVNNTSLGSTGGGAAVSAPSTSSDPLSALSGMTAGGALFTVNSALTNVAGNGGLTAGGGLTAALGNLTQISPANVAQLAALAKPQSGGVGGTVPGQAFIFEIRAAFLDVSKFYGSAYFLNRAGYDPETNIPFLGDAYFDNQLVDTQLRQLVGDGLGNGSFIPGNSAIEQMKSLLDNGAAYAEANGLAFGQGLTPGQAANLIQSIVIYQAQTVNGVQVLAPVVYLSAADRAKAGTSAGAMIAGNTVDLNVGNLNNSGAVAAAGGLNIAASTIKSTGTFYAGGNLNLTASNGITLAAQTMTIGGQNFVNPNTGVSATGNVLLAANGSDLNLQGASVKAGGNAQLSGNNVNLAAVKVDARTAGGSADNNGQPATIAGNRAENATGARVSAGGNLNIAGANDVNIIGSSAKAGGDLNVKATNGAVNIVSTDVARRTDDGYTKTSSTDQQASQLSAGGNLAINANTGVLISGSDLTAKGDVGLTSNGDINVTTSQNQSNSTFGKNSSSELMHNGSTITAGGDLVAKSKNDINVIGSTMTADGTLGLQAGKNVTIAEATDSATLDVKSSSKKGGFLGSTKENASGHLETTTAAGSSLSGKEGTTIISGGDTTVSASKVTAGDATHTADLNVQTGGNLIVTAGKDTETEHDSAKRKGFLRSGSASYDGYNETTVGSALSASGDVNLDAGKAAAIVGSKVNADGSLNVSGESVSIIGAQENHQSDSQRKDSGLFVGSGGGFISLYGKNEKQGQQSSTNNVGSTLSAGQDVNLTARATDLNIMGSSVTADRDINLSATRDVNVTPGAESLSQSEQQKKSGFGLAFSAGGGGFSIGIGAQSTKDSKAQQSDTNAMSTLSAGRDLNISAGHDVNLQATSASAERDVSLFAKNDINLLSANDVTNYQEAHEKSFAGVTLTVSSQVGAAATSIMNSAERLSDSGAVNAVTNTAIAGLGFYKAYKDLQSVYDQYQKSGDIGVNVSLTVGASHQENSWSSSSSTPVVTDIRAGRSISMEAENGSITSDGAQILAGYDKNGIPTVSGDPLTGDIFLSAKNGDINLNAATGMSDSTSANSSWSVGVGVGATFGGGGKGMADLGLVANAGYGKGSADTSGVSHTNTHVNGTGDITIITNDLALRGATITGNSVTADVKNLTIESQVDTAKAKADQLNLSAQTGFGSTSVSGVTQKAKGDAAIVTEQSGIHAGTAGLDISVSGQTSLVGGLITSQATADKNSFSTGTLTVADIDTHSTWKAETYGGTIGTSGIMPTPPVKDSENRTGQALSAIGGNIPITITDPAHQTQDIGTIRRDTDNTNTSLPGLPDLEHILRDQYKTQADLQAAQATMAGLVGDIADGLRDRATTQAEQDFWAEGGGGRALLHAIGGGILGGVNGWEGAIKGALAGAATTLMAPAIASLVKGMLKDSTLSDQDKQRLANMIGTSLGSAVGGVVGGGEGASYGAANYQYNYLTHIQLEEAKKLASALAKCEGIIANCASYDALKQDLEAYRKLSAENTAALIRECSQGQSANCISMMADLKQFNEAVNAELVNMQNNPRGSSPQSNPTPNQVRYYEAVDGGLRLDYLVEQQFTTVLAGDQTPEQARRNIITTVVQSNKNLGQLNAILNGIGLVGSGVVLILSDGTALPIVAGGLGAASSGSHLYGDVQQGITGVVTEPGLVQLLKANDMSPANAVAIQNLIDLGAVITGLGVGLKPTLAKSATSLTSAERSLVDSGILTLDEAAALPRIITTSNGEKITLPPGYKPLAGAGSAGNDVGGLPDGFARATDVKGNIVIVGTDGNIYASVADAQQAALGAMDGLSFRFDLAGHLVGPDGFAKNGRLSGTHNLNNATAELSGKGATYSLNPTTTPGIDELQYTYVQPSGKVVSGSKTVYDPRVFSDQSMVDLAQTAAQQAWTKFLQNPAMTAPIDNTVGGVRFRSYINFDANGNPFIGNVHPIK; encoded by the coding sequence ATGAGCGGGAAGATCATGTTGGTTGGATCGAAGCTTGCAACTGTTGGCAGAGAAGCTGGAGGCGGCCCCCTGGCACGGCTTGTGCGCTTCGCCCACCACTCGCTTGCGGCCACCCTCAGCGTTCTTCTGTTCTTGCAGCCGGCAATTGCCAATGCGCAGTCCGTCTCGGCTGCAGGGTCGGCACCAACGACCAATCAGCCGGGCGTTGGCGCTGCACCGAACGGCGTGCCGCTGGTCGATATCGTCACCCCGAACGGCACGGGCCTGTCGCACAACAAGTACGACAATTTCAACGTCGGCACACCTGGCCTGATCCTCAATAACTTCAACGGCGAGGTCGGCACCTCGAATCTTGGCGGCGCCACACCGGGTAACCCCAATCTAAGGACATCAGGTCCGGCCTCCGTCATTTTGAATGAGGTCACCAGCGGTAATCGCTCGGCGCTCAACGGCCCCACGGAAGTATTCGGCGGCCGCGCCGATGTGGTGATCGCCAATCCGAACGGCATTACCTGCAACGGCTGCGGCTTCATCAACACGCCGCGCGCAACTCTGACCACGGGTGTCCCCGATATCGGGTCTGACGGCCGTCTGACCGGCTTCACCGTCAATGGCGGCGACGTCACATTCGAGGGAGCAGGCGGCAATTTTGCAGCCGCCCCCGGCGCCGTCGATCTGTTTGACGTCGTCTCCCGCAATATCCATGTCAACGCACCGGTCTACGGCAAAACCATCCGGCTGACGGGCGGCGCCAGCAAGTACGACTATGCCACCGGCGAGGCGACGGCGCTGACCGCCACGTCAGGCACGCCGGAATACGCGATCGACGGCACGGCACTCGGCGCCATGCAGGCCGATCGCATCAAGGTCGTCGTCACCGAGAAGGGTGCCGGCGTCAAGATGAGCGGCGACATGGCCGCCAATGCCGGCGAGCTCTCGCTATCGGCCGACGGCAAGATCTCGATCGGCAATGCGTCCGCACGCGATGGCGTCACCATCACCTCGAAGAGACAAGTGACGGCGGCCAAGGTCACGTCGAAGCAGAAAGTCACCGTCCAGGCCGACCAGGGCGTGACGTTGCAGTCGGTCGCCGCCGACAGCGATATCGCCTTGTCGAGCGGAACTGGTCTGCTGAGTGTCGCGGGTGACGTCAACAGCGGCGCGACCGTGCAGATGAGTTCGGGCGGCATTGCCGCCGGCAGCGTCATCGCTGGCAATGGTGCAGCGACGCTTGTCGCCACCGCCGGCGATATCGCGATCGCCGGTGCTGCCAATAGCACCGGTGATCTTAATCTGACCGCCACGACCGGTTCGATCTCGGCCGCGTCGCTGCTGAGCAACCAGACCATTGCGTTGAATGCCGGCCTCGATATTGCCGTTGCCGGCAACGTGCTGGCGCAGGGCAATGTCAGCGCTACCGGCCGATCGGTCTCGATCGGCATGGTCGTCTCGGGCATCAATATCGCTGCCACCAGTGCTAATCCGAGTGGTAATATCGTTCTCGGCTCGACTGGAAACCTCGGCCTGACCGCCACCGGCGGTAATATTGCCACGGGCAACCTGCTGTCAGCCGGCCCTCTCAATGCCGGTGCTAGCGGCAACGTGACCGCCAACAGCGTCCAGTCGGCCGGCGACCTGGCAATAACTGCGGCATCGCTGACGGCCAGTGGCATTAAGTCCCATGGGGCGCTTACCGTCAATGCCGCGGCGAATGTGAGCGGTCAAATTCTCGGCGCGAACAATATCCTGATCTCGGGCTCTGCGATCTCGGCCGGAGCCATCGTTTCCGGCGTTGATTTTGCGGCAATCGCTGCCAATGGCGGCAATCTCGTCCTCGGCAGTGGCGGCGATATCACGCTGCAATCCTCTGGCAGCCTCGCGGCCAATACCCTGCTTGCGGCCGGAACGATTTTCGCCACATCCGCCGATCTCGCCGTTGGCAATGTCACCGGCCATCAAGCGATTTCACTGTCCGGCAGCTCCAATCTGACCGCGACAGGCCAGGTTCTTGGCGCCGGCGATGTTTCGCTCTCGGGCGGTTCGATATCGGTCAATCAGGTCGTCAGTGGCCTCGATTTCGCCGCGACCGAAGCCAATGGCGGCAATCTTGTGCTTGGCGCGGCCGCGACGATTGCAGGCAATCGCGCTGGTGATCTGACCCTGCAGGCCTCCGGCAGCTTATCGGCCAGTGCCTTGCTTGCGGCCGGAACCATCACCGCCACCGCTACGGATCTCAGCCTTGGCAGTGTCACTGGGCACGAGGACGTTGCGCTTACCGGCGGCAACAGCCTGACCGCAACCGGCCAGATACTCGGGGCGAATGACATTACGCTCTCGGGTGGCGCGGTCACGACCGGCCAGGTGGTGACCGGCGTCGATTTTACCGCCATGGCGCAATCCTCGACCGGCGCAATCGTCATCGGCTCGGCCGGCGACCTGACTGTTAATGCCACCAGCGCCACAACGGGACCGCTGCTGGTCGCCGGCGATCTTAGTGTGACCAGTGGTTCGTTCACAGCCTCGAATATCACGGGTCACGGCAATGTCACGGTCAATGCCGCAAGCACGACGACCGCAAGCGGTCGCGTGGATCTGACCGGCACGCTCCTGGCGGCCGGCAATGTCGATATCACCGGGGCGAATATTACCGCGGGTACGGTTGTCTCGGGCGTCGACTTCGCTGCGACGGGCCAATCCGCTGATGGCAGTGTCGTGCTTTCAGCGCAATCGCCTGCGACTGTCGCGGGCTCGACCGGCGCGCTGACCTTGAAGGCGACGGCCGGCAATATCAATGCCGCCAACCTGCTCTCGGCAGGCGCGATCGGCGCTACCGCGAGCGGCAGCATCGGCAATAGCGTCGCCACGAACGCGGTTGCCCACAAGAACCTGACGATGACGGCAGGCGGCACGATTGCCCTTGCCGGCCAGTCCATGGCCGCGGGCAATATTAGCCTGCAGGGCCAGTCGATCTCAGCCGCAAGCCTGGTATCGGGTGTCGACTTCGCCGCTACGCGCGCATCGGCAACCGGCGCCCTGATGCTCGCGCAGGGCAACGCCCAGTCCGGCACCATGACGCTCATCGCGACAAATGGCGATATCACGGCCAGCAACGCACTGCTATCCGGCGGCAATCTTAACGCCACCGCAAGCGGCGGCGCGACGATTGCTGGCATCGGCTACGCATTGCTGCAGAGCCTTGCCGACGCCTCGCTCACCGCTCCGGGCAGCATCAGCTACACCAACAACACCAACGTCACCGGCAATCTGACGATCGATACCGGCACGATCGATCTCTCGGGAACGCGCGGCGCCAAGCTTGCCGTCGGCGGCACATTGGCTGTCACGGCCGCCTCTGCGAACCTGAGCAATGGCAGCCTTGTCCTTGGCGGGTTGACGCTCAATCTTAGCGGCCAGGCCGACCTGACCGGCGCGCAGGTAAATACGGTCAGGAATGCCGGCGGCTCCGGCGACATCGCCATCAGCGCAGCCGGTCTGACGGCCAGCGACACCACGACTCTGCTCGCCGCCCATGATCTGACTCTCACCCTGCCGACGCTCTCCAACAGCGGGCAGATTGCCGCCGGCAACAATCTGACCATCAATACCAGCGGCGACCTCACCAACAGTGCGACCGGCTTGCTCTATGCCGGGAATGACGCGTCTCTTCTGGTCGCGGGAACGCTGACCAACGATCAGGGCGCTATTCTCGCAGGCAACGACCTGACGATCGCAGGCAGCACGATAACTCAGCGCAACGGGGCGACCACCAACATTTCCGGCCTGATCCAGGCCGGCGGTGATATGTCGATCCTGACCACTAATTTGACGAACAAGCGGTCAACGACGCCGACATGGGTAACTGGCCAATTGGTCTCCTCGGGCAATGTGGTCGGCACCTTCGTTCTCAATCCCGATGTCGCCGGCAAGCCCTTCGCCTATCTCGAAACCGTCGATCAGAACATCTTCCAGCTTTATCCCGGCATCGATCCGCCGGCATGGCAGGACTATCAGCCTCTGCTCTGGTCCCAGGCGACCCTCGCCGATGGTACAACCTATCATGCCTGGACATGGACTTCCGCCAACGGGCCGGTCCTGGTCGGGCCGATCTTTGACTGGATCAAGGCGCGTGTGCCGAAGGACGCCAACGGCAATCCCGTCCTCGATCCCAACAATCCGTCGAAGTACTTCATCGTTGATGAGGTCGTCAGAAACGGCACTGACGCCAGTACGACCTACACCTGGAACCCGACAGCCAATCTCAGCCAGTCGGTTTATGAGGACCGGTTCACCGGCGCGCTCAGCCCTGAAGCGGTCATTCGGGCCGGCGGCAACCTCACGGTCGATGCCACCAATCTTACCAATTCCTACAGCCGCATCGAAGCCGGCGGCGACGCGACACTCAGGGGATCGACGCTCACCAACGAAGGTGTCGTCCTCAATCGCACGACGATGCTGACCTGCAACGCCCAGAGCGCCTGCACGGCCTACAACGCCGATGGCACAACCGATCCCTCGCGCGATATCGCCAACGGCACGTCGATCGTGTCGGGATCGCAGGTGATCGGCGGCGCGGCCGGCACCCTCAAGGCGGCCGGTGCTCTGACCCTCAATTTTGGCACGGTCAATAACACGTCCCTCGGTTCGACCGGTGGCGGCGCGGCAGTCAGCGCGCCTTCGACATCGAGCGATCCGCTGTCCGCGCTGAGCGGCATGACCGCGGGCGGCGCCCTGTTCACGGTCAACAGCGCGCTCACCAACGTGGCGGGCAATGGCGGGCTGACCGCCGGCGGCGGGCTTACCGCCGCGCTCGGCAATCTTACCCAGATCTCCCCGGCGAATGTTGCGCAGCTGGCGGCACTCGCCAAGCCGCAATCGGGCGGCGTTGGCGGCACGGTTCCCGGCCAAGCCTTCATCTTTGAGATCCGCGCAGCCTTCCTCGATGTTTCGAAGTTCTACGGCTCGGCTTATTTCCTGAATCGCGCCGGCTATGATCCCGAGACGAATATTCCATTCCTCGGCGATGCCTACTTCGACAACCAGCTCGTGGATACCCAGCTCCGGCAACTGGTCGGCGACGGGCTCGGAAACGGCTCCTTCATTCCGGGCAATAGCGCCATCGAGCAGATGAAGTCTCTGCTCGATAATGGTGCGGCCTACGCCGAAGCCAATGGGCTTGCCTTCGGCCAAGGATTGACGCCTGGACAGGCTGCCAACCTTATTCAGTCGATCGTCATCTACCAGGCCCAGACCGTAAACGGCGTGCAGGTGCTGGCTCCGGTCGTCTATCTGTCGGCTGCCGATCGGGCCAAGGCGGGAACATCGGCCGGTGCCATGATTGCCGGCAACACGGTCGATCTCAACGTCGGAAATCTCAATAATTCCGGCGCGGTCGCCGCGGCAGGCGGTCTCAACATCGCCGCCAGCACGATCAAATCCACCGGCACCTTCTATGCCGGCGGCAACCTGAACCTCACGGCATCGAACGGCATTACGCTTGCCGCCCAGACGATGACCATTGGTGGGCAGAATTTCGTCAACCCGAATACTGGCGTATCGGCCACCGGCAACGTCTTGCTCGCCGCGAATGGCAGCGACCTGAACCTGCAAGGCGCCAGCGTCAAGGCGGGCGGCAACGCCCAGCTTTCCGGCAACAATGTCAACCTTGCCGCGGTCAAGGTCGACGCGAGAACCGCGGGCGGTTCCGCTGACAACAATGGCCAGCCCGCCACGATTGCAGGCAATCGCGCTGAGAATGCCACGGGCGCACGTGTTAGCGCTGGCGGCAACCTGAACATTGCCGGCGCCAACGACGTCAATATTATCGGCTCTTCTGCTAAGGCCGGTGGCGATCTTAACGTGAAGGCCACAAACGGCGCGGTGAATATCGTCTCGACCGATGTCGCCCGCCGCACGGATGACGGCTACACCAAGACATCAAGTACGGACCAGCAAGCTTCGCAGCTTTCAGCCGGCGGCAATCTCGCGATCAATGCCAACACCGGTGTCTTGATCTCCGGTTCGGATCTGACCGCCAAGGGCGATGTTGGCCTGACGTCCAACGGTGACATCAATGTCACCACGTCGCAGAACCAGTCGAACTCGACTTTCGGCAAAAATTCCTCGTCCGAGCTGATGCATAATGGCTCGACCATTACGGCCGGTGGCGATCTCGTCGCGAAATCCAAGAATGACATCAACGTCATCGGCTCGACCATGACGGCGGACGGCACGCTTGGCCTGCAGGCCGGTAAAAACGTCACCATCGCCGAGGCGACCGACAGCGCCACGCTTGATGTCAAAAGCTCCAGCAAGAAAGGCGGCTTTCTCGGTTCGACGAAGGAGAACGCCTCCGGCCATCTGGAAACCACGACGGCGGCAGGTTCGTCACTCTCCGGCAAGGAAGGGACCACCATCATCTCCGGCGGTGATACGACGGTTTCAGCCTCGAAGGTCACGGCCGGGGATGCAACCCATACCGCCGATCTCAATGTCCAGACCGGCGGCAATCTGATCGTCACCGCTGGCAAGGATACCGAAACCGAGCATGACAGCGCCAAGCGCAAGGGTTTCCTGCGCAGCGGCAGCGCGAGCTATGACGGCTATAACGAAACGACGGTCGGCTCTGCGCTTTCGGCCTCCGGCGACGTCAACCTTGATGCCGGCAAGGCTGCCGCCATTGTCGGCTCGAAAGTCAACGCCGATGGTTCGCTCAACGTCTCCGGCGAGAGCGTCTCCATCATCGGCGCGCAGGAGAACCACCAATCTGACAGCCAGCGCAAGGATTCCGGCCTCTTTGTCGGCTCCGGCGGCGGCTTCATCTCGCTCTACGGCAAGAATGAAAAGCAGGGCCAGCAATCCTCGACGAACAACGTCGGCTCGACGCTTTCAGCCGGTCAGGACGTCAACCTGACGGCAAGGGCGACCGATCTCAACATCATGGGCTCGTCGGTCACAGCCGATCGCGACATCAACCTGTCGGCAACCCGAGACGTCAATGTCACGCCCGGCGCCGAGAGCTTGTCGCAATCCGAGCAGCAGAAGAAGTCCGGTTTCGGTCTCGCCTTCTCGGCAGGTGGCGGCGGCTTCTCGATCGGTATTGGTGCGCAGTCGACGAAGGACAGCAAAGCGCAACAATCCGACACGAACGCCATGTCGACCCTTTCGGCCGGCCGCGATCTCAACATCTCGGCGGGCCACGACGTCAACCTGCAGGCCACCAGCGCTTCCGCCGAGCGCGACGTCAGCCTTTTTGCCAAGAACGACATCAATCTTCTCTCAGCCAATGACGTCACGAATTACCAGGAAGCGCATGAAAAGAGCTTTGCCGGCGTGACGCTCACCGTGTCGAGCCAGGTCGGCGCTGCAGCGACAAGCATCATGAACTCCGCCGAGCGCCTGTCGGACAGCGGCGCCGTCAATGCTGTCACCAACACCGCTATTGCTGGGCTTGGCTTCTATAAGGCCTACAAGGACCTGCAGAGCGTTTATGACCAATATCAAAAATCCGGTGATATCGGCGTCAACGTCTCACTGACAGTCGGTGCCAGCCATCAGGAAAACAGCTGGTCCTCATCGTCCTCGACTCCGGTCGTTACTGACATTCGCGCCGGCCGCTCCATCTCGATGGAGGCCGAGAACGGCTCCATCACCAGCGATGGTGCGCAGATCCTGGCCGGCTATGACAAGAACGGCATCCCCACGGTCTCCGGCGATCCGCTGACCGGCGATATCTTCCTCTCGGCCAAGAATGGCGACATCAACCTCAACGCCGCCACCGGCATGTCGGATTCAACGAGCGCCAACAGCTCTTGGAGCGTCGGTGTTGGCGTCGGCGCGACCTTTGGCGGTGGCGGCAAGGGCATGGCAGATCTTGGTCTGGTTGCCAATGCCGGCTACGGCAAGGGTAGTGCCGATACGAGCGGCGTCAGCCATACCAATACGCATGTCAATGGCACCGGTGACATCACCATCATCACCAACGACCTGGCGCTGCGTGGAGCTACGATCACCGGCAACTCCGTCACAGCCGACGTCAAGAACCTGACGATCGAAAGCCAAGTCGATACGGCGAAGGCCAAGGCCGACCAGCTCAATCTCTCAGCCCAGACCGGCTTCGGCTCGACGAGTGTCTCTGGCGTCACCCAGAAGGCTAAGGGCGACGCGGCTATTGTCACAGAGCAGTCGGGTATTCATGCCGGCACTGCCGGCCTTGATATCAGTGTCAGCGGCCAGACCAGCCTTGTTGGCGGTCTGATCACCAGCCAGGCGACAGCGGACAAGAATTCCTTCTCTACCGGCACGCTGACGGTCGCTGATATCGACACGCATTCGACCTGGAAGGCCGAGACCTATGGCGGAACGATCGGCACCAGCGGCATCATGCCAACGCCGCCGGTGAAGGATAGCGAGAACAGGACCGGTCAGGCGCTCTCGGCCATCGGCGGCAACATTCCGATCACAATCACCGATCCGGCGCATCAGACGCAGGATATCGGCACGATTCGTCGCGATACCGACAACACCAATACCTCACTACCTGGCCTGCCGGATCTCGAACATATTCTGCGCGATCAGTATAAGACGCAGGCCGATCTGCAGGCGGCTCAAGCCACTATGGCGGGGCTGGTGGGTGATATCGCGGATGGCTTGCGCGATCGCGCAACGACACAGGCCGAGCAAGATTTCTGGGCTGAAGGCGGGGGTGGTCGTGCACTGCTGCACGCGATTGGCGGCGGTATCCTTGGAGGCGTCAATGGTTGGGAAGGGGCAATCAAGGGGGCTCTAGCCGGTGCTGCGACTACATTGATGGCACCTGCCATCGCTTCCCTTGTCAAAGGTATGCTGAAAGACAGCACCTTGTCTGATCAGGACAAGCAAAGGCTTGCCAATATGATCGGAACGAGCCTCGGTTCGGCCGTCGGTGGCGTAGTCGGTGGTGGGGAAGGAGCGTCCTACGGTGCCGCGAACTATCAATATAATTATCTCACGCATATCCAACTGGAAGAAGCCAAGAAACTCGCGTCCGCTCTCGCTAAATGTGAAGGCATCATCGCAAATTGCGCAAGCTACGACGCGCTCAAACAAGACCTGGAAGCCTATCGCAAACTATCTGCAGAGAACACCGCAGCTCTCATAAGGGAGTGCAGCCAGGGTCAATCGGCAAACTGCATCTCCATGATGGCAGACCTGAAGCAGTTTAACGAGGCCGTGAATGCCGAGCTCGTCAATATGCAGAACAATCCGAGAGGGTCGTCTCCACAGTCAAATCCAACACCCAATCAGGTTAGATACTACGAGGCCGTCGACGGAGGTCTCAGGCTCGATTATTTGGTCGAGCAGCAATTCACCACCGTGTTGGCGGGAGACCAGACACCGGAGCAAGCCAGACGAAACATCATCACGACCGTTGTCCAGTCCAACAAAAATCTGGGGCAGTTGAACGCTATTCTGAACGGGATTGGTCTCGTCGGTAGTGGTGTCGTCCTTATATTGTCCGATGGCACAGCGCTGCCTATTGTTGCCGGCGGTTTGGGCGCTGCGTCTTCCGGCAGCCACCTGTATGGCGATGTTCAACAGGGCATAACGGGCGTTGTCACCGAGCCTGGGCTTGTACAGCTCCTCAAGGCCAATGATATGTCGCCCGCCAATGCCGTTGCGATCCAGAATCTGATCGATCTTGGCGCAGTGATCACCGGCTTGGGCGTCGGGCTGAAGCCTACCCTTGCAAAATCAGCGACCTCATTGACGAGCGCTGAACGCAGCCTAGTCGACAGCGGCATTCTTACGCTTGACGAGGCGGCTGCGCTACCGAGGATCATCACAACTTCAAATGGTGAAAAGATCACTCTGCCACCGGGTTATAAGCCGCTCGCAGGCGCCGGATCGGCCGGCAATGATGTTGGAGGTTTGCCAGATGGGTTTGCACGCGCTACCGATGTTAAGGGCAATATCGTTATCGTTGGCACGGACGGAAATATCTACGCCAGCGTTGCGGATGCGCAGCAGGCGGCTTTGGGAGCGATGGATGGACTGTCGTTCCGCTTTGATTTGGCCGGTCACCTAGTAGGCCCGGATGGGTTTGCCAAGAATGGGCGGCTGAGCGGGACTCACAACCTCAACAATGCAACTGCCGAGTTGAGTGGAAAAGGGGCTACTTACTCCCTAAATCCGACGACCACTCCTGGCATAGATGAGCTTCAATACACTTATGTTCAGCCTAGTGGAAAAGTAGTGTCTGGCAGTAAAACGGTATATGATCCGCGGGTCTTTAGCGATCAGTCGATGGTTGATCTTGCGCAGACGGCCGCTCAGCAAGCCTGGACAAAATTTCTGCAAAATCCGGCAATGACCGCCCCGATAGACAACACCGTGGGCGGCGTTAGATTTCGTTCGTATATTAATTTTGATGCAAATGGTAATCCGTTCATTGGCAATGTTCACCCGATAAAGTGA